In Candidatus Devosia phytovorans, the DNA window TGGCCGGCCTATGCGCGCATTGCCCGCGCCGAGACGATGACGATCCGTAATGCGGAGTTCATTTCGGCGGTGCGATTGTCCGGGGCTGGACCGGTGCGGGTGATCGTGCAGCATATTTTGCCGCTCTGTACCTCGTCGATGATCATCCGCGTGACGCTGGACATGGCGGGCGTGATCCTGACTGCGGCGGGGCTGGGCTTCATCGGGCTCGGGGCGCAGCCGCCACTGCCGGAATGGGGCGCGATGATTTCGCGCGGCCGCACCTTCATCCTCGACCAGTGGTGGGTGGCGACCATGCCGGGCTTTGCCATCATCATCGTCAGCCTGGGCTTCTGCTTCCTCGGTGACGGGTTGCGCGATGTGCTCGACCCCAAGAGCGAGGACAAGTAAATGGCGCCGCTTCTATCGGTCGAAAATCTGCGCGTCAGCTTTCCGACGCATACGGGTCGGGTCGAGGTGGTGAAGGGGATTTCCTTCGAGCTGGGCCGGGAACGGCTGGGCATTGTGGGGGAGAGTGGATCGGGCAAGTCGATGACGGGCCGGTCCATCCTCAAGCTGATCCGCAAGCCGGGGCTGGTGACGGCCGACCGGATGGAATTCGACGGGGTGGACCTGCGGGCACAGTCCGAGCGGCAGATGCGGGCTATCCGCGGCGCGCGGATTTCCATGGTGATGCAGGACCCGAAGTTTTCGCTGAACCCGGTGATGACCGTGGGCGAGCAGATCGCCGAAGCGCTGGTGACGCATGAAAAGCTGCCGCGGCGTGAGGTGAATGAACGCATCTACGCCATGCTGGAGGCGGTGCGGATCCATGATCCGAAGCGCGTGGCGGGGCTTTATCCGCATGAAGTGTCGGGCGGCATGGGGCAGCGCATCATGATCGCCATGATGCTGATCCCCGAGCCGGAGCTGCTTATTGCCGACGAGCCGACTTCGGCGCTGGACGTGAGCGTGCAGGCACAGGTGCTCGACATCATCGATAATCTCGTGACCCAGAAGGGCATGGGACTGATCCTGATCAGCCATGACCTCAACCTCGTCAGCCGCTATTGCGACCGGATTCTGGTGATGAATTCGGGGCGGGTGGTGGAGGAATGCGCGGCGGGCGAACTGGCCAATGCCAGGCACCCCTATACGCGGGGCCTCTTGGCGGCGATGCCGGTGATCGATGAGACACGAGACGAATTGCCGGTGCTCGACCGGACACAATGGGCGGGCACATGAGCGCTATAGACCTCGAAAACCTCGATATTTCCTATGGCGACACCAAGGTCGTGCATGGGGTGAACCTCAACATTTCAGAAGGCGAGAGCTTTGCCCTGGTGGGGGAAAGCGGCTCGGGCAAGTCGACGATCCTGCGGGCGATTGCGGGGTTGGCGCCGGATTGGACCGGGTCGATTTCGGTGCTGGGCAAGGCGCGCAGCCATCGCATCGAACGCGATGTGGCGCGGCAGGTGCAGATGGTGTTCCAGGACCCCTATGGGTCGCTGCATCCGCGCAAGACGATCGACTCGGTGCTGAGCGAGCCTTTGGTGATCAACGGGATCGGCGAGCGCGGCGATCGGGTGGAAAAGATGCTGACGGCCGTGGGACTGGATCATCGCTTCCGCTTCCGCTTTCCGCACCAGCTTTCGGGCGGGCAAAGGCAGCGCGTGGCGATTGCGCGGGCGCTGATGCTGGAGCCGAAAGTGCTGCTGCTGGACGAGCCGACGTCAGCGCTGGATGTTTCGGTGCAGGCGGAAATCTTGAACCTGCTGAAGCGTTTGCGGAAGGAACAGGGGCTCACCTATCTCTTGGTGACGCACAACCTGCCGGTGGTGAGCTTTTTGTGCGACCGACTGGCCGTGATGCGGCATGGGCGGATCGTGGAAGTGGCCGATGTGGGGCTGCTGAAGCAGGGGCAGTTGCGGGAAGAGTATTCGCGGGAATTGCTGGCGGCGACGCCGGGGTAATTTGCCAAACTCACCACGTCCACCTTGCGGCCGTGGCGCGATATCGAGATGGATTCCGGCTCAAGGCCGGGATGACACCGTGGGTGTGGATCGCAAGGTGCGCCCAACAAAAACCAGGAAAAACTATGACTGACCACACGACGGCGCTCGCCCAGTTCAATGCCGAGATCGCTCTGGCCAAGGGGCAGGATGCGGCGTTTAACGCCTTGCAGACGCTGGTGCAGAGCGTGGTGGGCGCGAAGCTGTTTACGGTGATGATCGTGGACATGGAAAAGGAAGAGTCGAGCCGGGCATTCACCAGCCATCCGGTGGACTATCCGACCTCGGGCACCAAGCCGCTCAATTATGGACCGTGGTTCGACCTCGTGCACAAGCAGCGGGCCTATTATGTCGCTAACACGATCGAGGATATTTCCAAGCTGCTGTTTGATTACGAGCTGATCAATGCGCTGGGCTGCCAGTCGATCGTCAACATGCCGGTGTTTCTGGGCGATGAAATGCTGGGCTCGGTGAACATGCTCAATGTGGAAGGGTATTTCACGGAGGAGCGGGTGCAGGTGATCAGGGATGTGCTGGAGATTCCGGCGAAACTGGCGATGGCTGTGGCGCTGCGGTAAATCCCTAGCCTTATGAATTGGAAAGGCCCGCGGATGTCCGCGGGCTTTTTTTTGTTGGTGTACCCCCTCCTAGCCTCCCCTGATAAGGGGGAGGGACAGATCGAGTTTGGGGCGCCATGTTGCCAAATCCACCGACCGGGTCCCTCCCCCTTTTCAGGGGGAGGATAGGTGGGGGTATTCTTCCTTATCCGGCGGTCGCCATTAGCGATGCGTTGCCGCCGGCGGCCGTGGTGTCGATGCAGACGTGGCGTTCGAGGAGGAGTTTGCCGGCGTCTTGCATGGAGGTCAGCAGCGGCAGGATGGCGCCGGTGCGGGCGCTCATGGCGATGCGGATGGCGCGGAGGGTGGTCTCGTCGCCGAACCAGGCGACAGCGTCGAAGGTGGTGGCGTGGGACAGGGCGTCGAAATCGAGCTCGGCGAGCATGGCCGTGCTGCCCAGGGTGGCGGCCATGGTGGCCTGGGCCTGCTGGTCAGCCGTGGTTGGGCCGAGGCAAAGGACCGCAGCACGAGGGGCCGTGTGCATGACATTGCTCTCGCCGGTCGGGCCGGGCAGCGGGAGCGGCGCGGCTTCGGCGGGAACGGGACCCTGGGTGAAGCGCGGCAGGTAGTGCGGGCCGCCGGCCTTGGGACCGGTGCCGGACATGGCTTCGCCACCAAAGGGCTGCGAGCCGACAACGGCGCCGATCTGGTTGCGGTTGATGTAGATATTGCCGGCCTTGACCGTCTGCGAGAGCTGTCGGACGCGCGAGGAAATCCGGGTGTGGAGGCCAAAGGTCAGGCCATAGCCCGAGGCATTGATGGCGGCGATGACGGCCGGGAGATCGTCTGCCCTATAGGTCGCGACATGGAGGACGGGGCCGAAGATTTCTTCCTTGAGGTCTTCGATGCCTTTTACGCGCAGGACTGCGGGGGCAACGAAGGTCCCCTTCCCTTCCGGCGTATTCAACCTGTGAATCAGATTCCCGTTTTTCTTGTAAGTATCGACATGGGCCTGGATTTTAGCCCGGGCGGCTTCGTCGATGACGGGGCCGATGTCGGTCGAAAGGCTCCAGGGATTGCCCAGGGTCAGCTCGTCCATGGCGCCCTTGAGCATTTCCACGGTGCGTTCTGCAGCGTCTTCCTGGACGTAGAGCACGCGCAGGGCCGAGCAGCGCTGGCCGGCGGACTGGAAGGCGGACGCGAGGATGTCGCGCACAGCCTGTTCGGGAAGCGCGGTCGAATCCACGACCATGGCGTTGAGGCCGCCGGTTTCGGCGATGAGCGGCGCCATGGGATCGAGATTGGAGGCCATGACGGCGTCGATCTTACGGGCGGTGGGGAGCGAGCCGGTGAAGACCACGCCTGATATGGCGGGGTTGGAGGTCAGCGCGGTGCCGACCTCGCCGGCGCCGGGCAGCAGCTGGATGGCATTGTTGGGAATGCCGGCTTCGAGCATGAGCTGGACGGCGCGGAAGGCGATGAGCGGGGTCTGTGGGGCGGGCTTGGCCAGCACCGGATTGCCGGCGACGAGAGCCGCCGCGATCTGGCCGGTGAAGATGGCCAGCGGGAAATTCCACGGCGAAATGGCGGCGATGGGACCCCGCGGGGCGGCGAGAGGGATGGCTTCGGCCTGGGCGGCGTAGTAGCGCAGGAAATCGACGGCTTCGCGGACTTCGGCCACGGCATCGGCCCAGGATTTGCCTGCCTCGCGGGCGAGGAGCGCGAAGAGTTCGGCGCGGTTGGCTTCGTAAAGATCGGCGACGGCACGCAGGCGCGTGGCGCGGACGAAGGCCGAGGTCTTTGGCCAGGCGGAGGCGGCGGCGGACTTGATGGCGGTGGCGACGTCGGTGGCCGTGGCTTCGGTGACGGTGCCGATTATGTCGCTGTGGTCGGCGGGGTTTTTCAGTTCGACTGCCGTGCCCTTGGTTGGCGCTTTCACGGTCAGCGGCTTGGCGTGCCACTGGGTTGTGCGGAAGGCTTCGCGGGCGGCGTCCATGGCGGGGAAGGTCACCGGGTCGGTGAGGTCGAGGCCGATGGAATTGCGGCGGGCACCGAAGATGGCCTGGGGTGCCGGGATGGCGGGATTGGGGATGGTATCGAGGGCGAGCACTTTGCCGATCGGGTCTTCGGCGACGGTGGCGGCGGGGATGTCCTCGTCGGCGATCTGGTAGACGAAGGAGCCGTTGGCGCCGTTTTCGAGGAGGCGACGGACGAGGTAGGCGAGCAGGTCCTTGTGGGCGCCGACCGGGGCATAGATGCGGGTGCTTGTGTCGTGATTGGTGCGCAGCACTTCGTGCAGGCGCTCGCCCATGCCGTGCAGGCGCTGGAATTCGTAAGAGTCCTTGAAGCGACCGGCTTCGGCCGCGAGGTGGAGAATGGCGCTGGCGGTGTGGGCGTTGTGGCTGGCGAACTGGGGGTAGATATTGGGCGAAGCGAAGAGCTTTTTGGCCGCGGCGATATAGGAAATGTCGGTCGAGGCCTTGCGGGTGAAAACCGGGTAGCCGTCGAGGCCCATGACTTGGGCGCGCTTGATTTCGGCATCCCAATAGGCGCCCTTGACGAGGCGCACCATGATCTTGCGATCGAGCGAAGCGGCGGTGGCCTGGAGCCAGTCGATCAAAGGCAGGACGCGCTTGCCATAGGCCTGAACGACGACGCCGAAACCATCCCAGCCGGCCAGCTCGGGCGTGGCGAGAACGGCCGCAATGATATCCATGGAGAGATCGAGGCGGTCGGCCTCTTCGGCATCGATGTTGAAGCCCATGTTGGCGGAACGGGCCTGGATGGCGAGCTTGCGCGTGGCTTCCACCAGCTCGGTCATGACGCGGTGGCGCTGGGCGACCTCGTAGCGCGGGTGAAGCGCCGACAGTTTTACCGAAATGCCGGGATTGTCGCGGACGGAGGGCGACTTGCAGTGGGGGGCGAGGCTGGCGATGGCGCGGGAATAAGCGAGGAAATAGCGGGCGGCGTCTTCGCTGGTGCGGGCGGCTTCGCCCAGCATGTCGTAGGAGTAGCGATAGCCGAGGGCCTCGGGCTTTTTGGCATTCTGGATGGCTTCGTCGATGGTGCGGCCGAAGACGAACTGGCTGCCCAAGAGGCGCATGGCCTGGGCGACGGCGGTGCGGATGACGGGCTCGCCGAGGCGGGCAACGGCGCGATGCAGTGCGTTTTTCGGGCCGACTTCGGGATCGCCGAGGACGTCGGCGGTGAGGCTGAGGGCCCAGGAGGAGAAGTTGACCAGCTGATTGGAGGAGGCGCCGAAATGGCTGGCCCAGTTGGAGCCGCCGACTTTGTCGTGGATCAGGGCATCGACGGTTTCGGCATCGGGCACGCGCAACAGGGCTTCGGCCAGCGACATGAGCGCCACGCCCTCGTCGGTGGCGAGGCCATATTCGGCGAGGAAGCTTTCCATGAGGCCGAGGCGATTGCCG includes these proteins:
- a CDS encoding ABC transporter ATP-binding protein; protein product: MSAIDLENLDISYGDTKVVHGVNLNISEGESFALVGESGSGKSTILRAIAGLAPDWTGSISVLGKARSHRIERDVARQVQMVFQDPYGSLHPRKTIDSVLSEPLVINGIGERGDRVEKMLTAVGLDHRFRFRFPHQLSGGQRQRVAIARALMLEPKVLLLDEPTSALDVSVQAEILNLLKRLRKEQGLTYLLVTHNLPVVSFLCDRLAVMRHGRIVEVADVGLLKQGQLREEYSRELLAATPG
- a CDS encoding GAF domain-containing protein, giving the protein MTDHTTALAQFNAEIALAKGQDAAFNALQTLVQSVVGAKLFTVMIVDMEKEESSRAFTSHPVDYPTSGTKPLNYGPWFDLVHKQRAYYVANTIEDISKLLFDYELINALGCQSIVNMPVFLGDEMLGSVNMLNVEGYFTEERVQVIRDVLEIPAKLAMAVALR
- a CDS encoding ABC transporter ATP-binding protein, translating into MAPLLSVENLRVSFPTHTGRVEVVKGISFELGRERLGIVGESGSGKSMTGRSILKLIRKPGLVTADRMEFDGVDLRAQSERQMRAIRGARISMVMQDPKFSLNPVMTVGEQIAEALVTHEKLPRREVNERIYAMLEAVRIHDPKRVAGLYPHEVSGGMGQRIMIAMMLIPEPELLIADEPTSALDVSVQAQVLDIIDNLVTQKGMGLILISHDLNLVSRYCDRILVMNSGRVVEECAAGELANARHPYTRGLLAAMPVIDETRDELPVLDRTQWAGT
- the putA gene encoding bifunctional proline dehydrogenase/L-glutamate gamma-semialdehyde dehydrogenase PutA, whose amino-acid sequence is MSDIAAARSDLHARNLADETKLVRQLIADTGLDATARQKISAHAEQLVKTVRTGNRLGLMESFLAEYGLATDEGVALMSLAEALLRVPDAETVDALIHDKVGGSNWASHFGASSNQLVNFSSWALSLTADVLGDPEVGPKNALHRAVARLGEPVIRTAVAQAMRLLGSQFVFGRTIDEAIQNAKKPEALGYRYSYDMLGEAARTSEDAARYFLAYSRAIASLAPHCKSPSVRDNPGISVKLSALHPRYEVAQRHRVMTELVEATRKLAIQARSANMGFNIDAEEADRLDLSMDIIAAVLATPELAGWDGFGVVVQAYGKRVLPLIDWLQATAASLDRKIMVRLVKGAYWDAEIKRAQVMGLDGYPVFTRKASTDISYIAAAKKLFASPNIYPQFASHNAHTASAILHLAAEAGRFKDSYEFQRLHGMGERLHEVLRTNHDTSTRIYAPVGAHKDLLAYLVRRLLENGANGSFVYQIADEDIPAATVAEDPIGKVLALDTIPNPAIPAPQAIFGARRNSIGLDLTDPVTFPAMDAAREAFRTTQWHAKPLTVKAPTKGTAVELKNPADHSDIIGTVTEATATDVATAIKSAAASAWPKTSAFVRATRLRAVADLYEANRAELFALLAREAGKSWADAVAEVREAVDFLRYYAAQAEAIPLAAPRGPIAAISPWNFPLAIFTGQIAAALVAGNPVLAKPAPQTPLIAFRAVQLMLEAGIPNNAIQLLPGAGEVGTALTSNPAISGVVFTGSLPTARKIDAVMASNLDPMAPLIAETGGLNAMVVDSTALPEQAVRDILASAFQSAGQRCSALRVLYVQEDAAERTVEMLKGAMDELTLGNPWSLSTDIGPVIDEAARAKIQAHVDTYKKNGNLIHRLNTPEGKGTFVAPAVLRVKGIEDLKEEIFGPVLHVATYRADDLPAVIAAINASGYGLTFGLHTRISSRVRQLSQTVKAGNIYINRNQIGAVVGSQPFGGEAMSGTGPKAGGPHYLPRFTQGPVPAEAAPLPLPGPTGESNVMHTAPRAAVLCLGPTTADQQAQATMAATLGSTAMLAELDFDALSHATTFDAVAWFGDETTLRAIRIAMSARTGAILPLLTSMQDAGKLLLERHVCIDTTAAGGNASLMATAG